One window of the Eucalyptus grandis isolate ANBG69807.140 chromosome 8, ASM1654582v1, whole genome shotgun sequence genome contains the following:
- the LOC104414045 gene encoding V-type proton ATPase subunit H, producing MDQAELTTDQVLRRDIPWETYMTTKLITGTCLQLLRRYDKRSESYRAQLLDDDGPAYARVFVNILRDIFKEETVEYVLALIDEMLTANPKRARLFHDESLSNEDTYEPFLRLLWKGNWFIQEKCCKILSLIVSARPKTSDSSKRGFTTIDDVLKGLVDWLCAQLKKPSHPTRGIPTAINCLATLLKEPLVRSSFVQADGVKLLVPLISPASTQQSIQLLYETCLCIWLLSFYEPAIEYLATSRTLPRLIDVVKCSTKEKVVRVVILTFRNLLPKGTFGALMVDLGLPQIVQSLKSQAWSDEDLLEALNELEQGLKDNIKKLSSFDKYKQEVLLGQLDWSPMHKDPIFWRENITSFEDSDFQILRVLVTILDTSSDARALAVACYDLSQFIQYHPAGRIILSDLKAKDRVMKLLNHDNAEVTKNALLCSQRLFLGAKYASFLQV from the exons ATGGACCAGGCGGAGTTAACCACCGATCAG GTGTTGAGAAGGGACATCCCATGGGAGACGTATATGACGACGAAGCTGATTACTGGGACGTGCCTCCAGCTGTTGAGGCGATATGACAAAAGATCGGAAAGCTATCGTGCTCAGCTACTCGACGAT GATGGACCAGCTTACGCACGGGTGTTTGTTAATATCTTGCGTGACATTTTCAAGGAAGAAACAGTAGAATATGTTCTAGCTCTAATTGATGAGATGCTCACAG CAAACCCAAAAAGAGCCAGACTGTTCCATGATGAGTCTCTTTCGAATGAAGATACTTATGAACCTTTCCTGAG ATTGCTCTGGAAAGGCAACTGGTTCATACAAGAGAAGTGTTGTAAGATACTCTCTCTGATAGTGAG TGCTAGGCCAAAAACAAGTGATAGTTCGAAAAGAGGATTTACCACCATAGATGATGTTCTGAAAGGACTTGTGGATTGGCTATGTGCACAG CTTAAGAAACCTTCCCACCCTACTCGGGGCATTCCTACTGCAATTAACTGCCTTGCAACATTGCTTAAGGAACCTCTGGTCAGATCATCTTTTGTTCAAGCAGATGGCGTTAAACTGCTAGTTCCTTTGATATCCCCGGCATCTACACAGCAATCAATCCAG CTTCTTTATGAGACTTGTCTGTGTATATGGCTATTGTCATTTTATGAACCTGCCATAGAGTACTTGGCGACTTCCAGGACACTTCCGCGACTTATTGATGTTGTCAAATGTTCCACAAAGGAGAAG GTTGTCAGGGTTGTCATTTTGACATTTAGGAATTTGCTGCCCAAAGGGACATTTGGTGCCCTGATGGTAGACCTTGGACTGCCTCAGATTGTTCAAAGCTTAAAATCCCAGGCATGGAGTGATGAG GATCTACTGGAGGCTCTAAATGAGTTGGAACAAGGATTGAAGGATAACATTAAGAAGCTGAGTTCTTTTGATAAATACAAACAAGAAGTCCTTCTCGGCCAGCTTGACTGGTCTCCTATGCACAAAGATCCAATCTTTTGGCGCGAGAACATCACAAGCTTTGAAGATAGTGATTTCCAG ATTTTGAGGGTCCTTGTAACAATTTTGGACACCTCAAGTGATGCAAGGGCTTTGGCTGTCGCTTGCTATGACCTCTCACAGTTCATCCAATACCACCCAGCTGGAAGAATAATATTGTCTGATTTGAAGGCAAAGGACCGGGTCATGAAGCTTCTGAATCATGATAATGCAGAGGTCACAAAAAATGCCCTTTTGTGCAGCCAAAGGCTTTTCTTAGGTGCCAAGTATGCAAGCTTTCTACAGGTCTAA